A portion of the Leifsonia sp. EB41 genome contains these proteins:
- a CDS encoding cation:proton antiporter, with protein MEEVLVVGVLAVLIIAAAAVYGQRFGVASPLILVVVGILVSFLPFVPVLEVQPEWIIAGVLPPLLYSASVSMPSMNFRREFGAIGGLSVVLVIVSSVLLGIFFAWVIPGLGLGWGVALGAIVSPTDAVATGIVKRAGVSPRVVAILEGESLLNDATALVLLRAAIAAAAVASFTLGAVTLSFLYSVVVAVVFGWIVGRVNLIVRARVKDATVNTVLSFTVPFLASIPAEALGASGLVAAVVAGLITGSRAPRVLSPEHRLSDTQNWRTVELVLEGMIFLTMGLELFGIVQKVQNDHSGVLPAIGIAAAALLLTLLVRAAFVAPLLALLARRGRRRERMRPALTKLQERLEDPEAARRLLEQGPPPPDAMPALPEGVDPADDPEGHADVLAADPVAAHAEVAKVAGVQEAAGATRDRLATPSGWRGRLIRRQRQRQRAWTVENITRFGTRLRRVLADIDYFTGTPLGWREGSIVVWAGMRGAVTVAAAQSLPSNTPGRSVLVLIAFLVAAGSLLLQGGTLGLALRLVKPTASDPQAEKEERGRLLELLHEAGQAVPMPETTERTPEAFKQHKTARLKRIRAQRDALLDARDDGTFSADVLAGALSNLDADEISIDLKGDPTEATG; from the coding sequence GTGGAGGAGGTCCTGGTCGTCGGCGTCCTCGCCGTGCTGATCATCGCGGCCGCCGCCGTCTACGGGCAGCGCTTCGGGGTGGCCTCGCCGCTCATCCTCGTCGTCGTCGGCATCCTGGTCTCCTTCCTGCCGTTCGTGCCGGTGCTGGAGGTGCAGCCCGAGTGGATCATCGCGGGCGTGCTGCCGCCGCTGCTCTACTCGGCGTCGGTGTCGATGCCGTCGATGAACTTCCGGCGGGAGTTCGGCGCGATCGGCGGCCTCTCCGTGGTGCTCGTGATCGTGAGCTCCGTCCTGCTCGGGATCTTCTTCGCCTGGGTCATCCCGGGCCTGGGGCTGGGGTGGGGCGTAGCGCTCGGCGCGATCGTGAGCCCGACCGACGCGGTCGCGACCGGGATCGTCAAGCGTGCAGGGGTCTCGCCGCGCGTCGTCGCCATCCTGGAGGGCGAGAGCCTGCTCAACGACGCCACCGCGCTGGTGCTGCTGCGGGCGGCGATCGCGGCCGCGGCGGTGGCCTCGTTCACCCTCGGCGCCGTGACCCTGTCGTTCCTCTACTCGGTGGTCGTCGCCGTCGTGTTCGGATGGATCGTCGGTCGAGTGAACCTGATCGTGCGGGCGCGGGTGAAGGACGCGACGGTCAACACCGTGCTCTCGTTCACGGTGCCGTTCCTGGCCTCCATCCCGGCCGAGGCGCTGGGCGCGTCCGGGCTCGTCGCCGCGGTGGTCGCCGGCCTGATCACCGGCAGCCGCGCGCCGCGGGTGCTGTCGCCGGAGCATCGGCTGTCCGACACCCAGAACTGGCGGACGGTCGAGCTCGTGCTGGAGGGCATGATCTTCCTGACGATGGGGCTGGAGCTGTTCGGCATCGTCCAGAAGGTGCAGAACGACCACTCCGGCGTGCTGCCGGCGATCGGCATCGCGGCGGCCGCGCTGCTGCTCACGCTGCTCGTGCGGGCCGCGTTCGTGGCGCCGCTGCTGGCGTTGCTGGCGCGGCGAGGGCGCCGGCGCGAGCGGATGCGGCCGGCGCTGACCAAGCTGCAGGAGCGCCTGGAGGACCCGGAGGCCGCGCGGCGGCTGCTGGAGCAGGGGCCGCCTCCGCCCGATGCGATGCCCGCGCTGCCGGAGGGAGTCGACCCGGCGGACGACCCGGAGGGGCACGCGGACGTGCTGGCTGCCGACCCCGTCGCCGCGCACGCGGAGGTGGCGAAGGTGGCGGGAGTCCAGGAGGCCGCGGGTGCCACGCGCGACCGGCTCGCGACGCCCTCGGGCTGGCGCGGCCGGCTGATCCGGCGGCAGCGCCAGCGGCAGCGGGCCTGGACGGTCGAGAACATCACGCGGTTCGGTACGCGCCTTCGGCGGGTGCTGGCCGACATCGACTACTTCACGGGGACGCCGCTCGGCTGGCGCGAGGGCTCCATCGTGGTCTGGGCCGGGATGCGCGGAGCGGTCACCGTCGCGGCCGCGCAGAGCCTCCCGTCGAACACGCCGGGCCGCTCGGTGCTCGTGCTCATCGCCTTCCTGGTCGCGGCGGGCTCGCTGCTGCTGCAGGGCGGGACGCTCGGTCTGGCGCTGCGCCTGGTGAAGCCGACGGCCTCCGACCCTCAGGCCGAGAAGGAGGAGCGCGGGAGGCTGCTGGAGCTGCTGCACGAGGCGGGGCAGGCGGTGCCGATGCCGGAGACCACGGAGCGGACTCCAGAGGCGTTCAAACAGCACAAGACCGCGCGGCTCAAGCGCATCCGGGCC